A genomic stretch from Thermomonospora umbrina includes:
- a CDS encoding 50S ribosomal protein L25/general stress protein Ctc, translated as MSEVRIAAEPRTEFGKGASRRTRRAGKVPAVLYGHGTDPQHISLPGHELMLALKTHNVLLRVEGLDGGSELALPKDVQRDPIKGFLEHVDLLLVKSGEKVTVEIAVNTVGDVAPGGRLEQAAIQIGIEAEATHIPQEVEVDITGLAIGTSLLAKDLKLPSGAALTADEETLILQIVDATVSTGATAEAEEAPAAAEGEAAPAEGENGE; from the coding sequence GTGTCCGAGGTACGTATTGCCGCCGAGCCGCGCACCGAGTTCGGTAAGGGTGCTTCTCGCCGCACCCGCCGGGCCGGCAAGGTGCCCGCAGTCCTCTATGGTCACGGCACCGACCCGCAGCACATCTCGCTGCCCGGTCACGAACTGATGCTCGCCCTCAAGACCCACAACGTGCTGCTGCGCGTGGAGGGCCTCGACGGCGGCTCCGAGCTGGCCCTGCCCAAGGACGTCCAGCGCGACCCGATCAAGGGCTTCCTGGAGCACGTCGACCTGCTGCTGGTCAAGAGCGGCGAGAAGGTCACCGTCGAGATCGCGGTCAACACCGTCGGCGACGTGGCCCCCGGCGGCCGGCTGGAGCAGGCCGCCATCCAGATCGGCATCGAGGCCGAGGCCACCCACATCCCGCAGGAGGTCGAGGTCGACATCACCGGCCTGGCGATCGGCACCTCCCTGCTGGCCAAGGACCTGAAGCTGCCGTCGGGCGCCGCGCTCACCGCCGACGAGGAGACCCTGATCCTCCAGATCGTGGACGCCACCGTCTCGACCGGTGCGACCGCCGAGGCCGAGGAGGCCCCCGCGGCCGCCGAGGGCGAGGCCGCCCCCGCCGAGGGCGAGAACGGCGAGTAA
- a CDS encoding acyl-CoA desaturase, with amino-acid sequence MTTAPAIDQPGASAGGRAELDPEPTSTTEKVLVAVFTGVPLLALFAAIPMAWGSLVGWVDVALLVVFYTVSAAGITVGFHRHFTHGSFKANRPLHIALAVAGTLAIQGPVITWVADHRRHHKYSDKEQDPHSPWRFGTDWKALTKGMLWAHYGWFFDGSSTSKEKFAPDLLADKDVARVDRWFPGLVAVSFLLPALLGGLLTMSWQGALTALFWAGFVRITLVHHVTWSINSICHTFGKEHFDVRDKSRNVWWLAIPSLGESWHNLHHSDPTCARHGVLKGQIDISARMIWAFEKLGWAHGVRWPNEERLAAKRVR; translated from the coding sequence ATGACTACTGCCCCCGCCATCGATCAACCCGGCGCCTCGGCGGGAGGACGTGCCGAGCTCGATCCCGAACCCACGAGCACCACCGAGAAGGTCCTCGTCGCGGTGTTCACCGGCGTCCCGCTCTTGGCCCTGTTCGCCGCGATCCCGATGGCGTGGGGGAGTCTCGTCGGCTGGGTCGACGTGGCGCTGCTCGTCGTCTTCTACACGGTGTCCGCGGCCGGCATCACGGTGGGCTTCCACCGGCACTTCACCCACGGCTCGTTCAAGGCCAATCGTCCGCTGCACATCGCCCTCGCGGTGGCGGGCACCCTTGCGATCCAGGGCCCGGTGATCACCTGGGTCGCCGACCACCGGCGGCATCACAAGTACTCCGACAAGGAGCAGGACCCGCACTCGCCGTGGCGGTTCGGCACCGACTGGAAGGCCCTGACCAAGGGCATGCTGTGGGCGCACTACGGGTGGTTCTTCGACGGGTCGTCCACCTCCAAGGAGAAGTTCGCCCCCGACCTGCTCGCCGACAAGGACGTCGCCCGCGTCGACCGCTGGTTCCCGGGCCTGGTCGCGGTCTCGTTCCTGCTGCCGGCGCTGCTCGGCGGGCTGCTGACGATGTCCTGGCAGGGCGCGCTGACCGCGCTGTTCTGGGCCGGGTTCGTGCGCATCACGCTGGTCCACCACGTGACCTGGTCGATCAACTCCATCTGCCACACGTTCGGCAAGGAGCACTTCGACGTCCGCGACAAGTCCCGCAACGTGTGGTGGCTGGCCATCCCGTCGCTGGGCGAGTCCTGGCACAACCTGCACCACTCCGACCCGACCTGTGCCCGGCACGGGGTGCTGAAGGGGCAGATCGACATCTCCGCCCGCATGATCTGGGCGTTCGAGAAGCTCGGCTGGGCCCACGGTGTGCGGTGGCCCAACGAGGAGCGGCTGGCCGCGAAACGGGTCCGATGA
- a CDS encoding MarR family winged helix-turn-helix transcriptional regulator encodes MEDEVDRLVAAWEAERPDLDVRPLHVLSRVSRLARHLDRARRAVFVAHDLEPWEFDVLTALRRAGSPYQLSPGRLLRATLVTSGTMTNRIDRLEAAGLVRRHPDPADKRGVQVRLTEQGRIRVDAAFADLLHREHDILAGLTARERDTLAGLLRGLLAPFDTF; translated from the coding sequence ATGGAGGATGAGGTCGATCGGCTGGTCGCGGCCTGGGAGGCCGAACGTCCGGATCTGGACGTACGGCCGCTGCACGTCCTCAGCCGGGTGTCCAGGCTCGCCCGTCACCTCGACCGGGCCCGCCGCGCGGTGTTCGTGGCGCACGACCTGGAGCCGTGGGAGTTCGACGTGCTCACCGCGCTGCGCCGGGCCGGCAGTCCCTACCAGCTCAGTCCCGGGCGGCTGCTGCGGGCCACGCTGGTGACCTCGGGCACCATGACCAACCGCATCGACCGACTCGAGGCCGCTGGGCTGGTGCGACGCCACCCGGACCCGGCCGACAAGCGGGGCGTCCAGGTGCGCCTCACCGAACAGGGCCGCATCCGGGTGGACGCGGCGTTCGCCGACCTCCTGCACCGTGAGCACGACATCCTCGCCGGCCTCACCGCCCGGGAACGGGACACCCTGGCGGGTCTGCTGCGCGGCCTCCTCGCCCCGTTCGACACTTTTTGA
- a CDS encoding ADP-ribosylglycohydrolase family protein — MIDGGGSSHARSPGRGRLTYATVTYGTVGSTGSGGKIARHDPLAWPANGLHPRFERVRGGEPWLRVSRELFDGRGSYGNGGAMRVAPLGAYHHDDLSRAAAEAALSAEVTHSNADGIAGAVAVAVATHLTDFEGGVRAFIAVGGDIDTTAAITAHTGAEGIPPSWPAACEPLPGWMRPM, encoded by the coding sequence TTGATCGATGGCGGGGGCAGTAGTCATGCCAGGTCTCCAGGTCGGGGAAGACTTACCTACGCCACCGTAACCTACGGGACCGTAGGTTCAACAGGGTCGGGCGGTAAAATCGCCCGCCACGACCCCCTCGCATGGCCCGCGAACGGCCTTCACCCGCGATTCGAACGCGTCCGCGGGGGCGAGCCGTGGCTGCGCGTCTCGCGCGAGCTCTTCGACGGCCGGGGCTCGTACGGCAACGGCGGGGCCATGCGCGTCGCGCCGCTGGGCGCGTACCACCACGACGATCTCTCCCGCGCCGCCGCGGAGGCCGCGCTGTCGGCCGAGGTCACCCACTCCAACGCCGACGGCATCGCCGGAGCGGTGGCCGTGGCCGTCGCCACCCACCTGACCGACTTCGAGGGCGGTGTACGGGCCTTCATCGCCGTGGGCGGCGACATCGACACCACCGCCGCCATCACCGCCCACACGGGCGCCGAGGGCATTCCCCCGAGCTGGCCGGCCGCATGTGAACCGCTCCCTGGCTGGATGCGGCCCATGTGA
- a CDS encoding TetR/AcrR family transcriptional regulator, whose translation MTEPAPRSRRKRMTGRERREQLLEIGRTLFAERGLDGTTVEDIAHRAGVSKPVVYEHFGGKEGLYAVVVDREFEKLLELVTDALNAGSHYRQKLEKAALALLEYIEESSDGFRILVRDSHGGTGTGSFASLLSEIAGQVEHVLAGEFDRHGYDDKHAPMYAQMLVGMVALTGQWWLDVRRPRREEVAAHVVNLAWNGLSALEPRPTLDPRRRHKERERLRRLREKEAAKQEKAEGRAAAKAEKAQRRSRREDSDEGPEPAFGTPAPSF comes from the coding sequence GTGACTGAACCCGCCCCACGCTCCCGCCGCAAACGGATGACCGGCAGGGAACGCCGCGAGCAACTGCTCGAGATCGGCCGCACCCTGTTCGCCGAACGCGGCCTCGACGGCACCACCGTGGAGGACATCGCCCACCGCGCGGGGGTCTCCAAGCCCGTGGTGTACGAGCACTTCGGCGGCAAGGAGGGGCTCTACGCGGTCGTCGTCGACCGCGAGTTCGAGAAGCTGCTCGAACTGGTCACCGACGCGCTCAACGCGGGCAGCCACTACCGGCAGAAGCTGGAGAAGGCCGCGCTCGCCCTGCTGGAGTACATCGAGGAGAGCAGCGACGGCTTCCGGATCCTGGTCCGCGACTCGCACGGCGGCACCGGCACCGGCAGCTTCGCCAGCCTGCTCAGCGAGATCGCCGGCCAGGTCGAGCACGTGCTCGCCGGCGAGTTCGACCGGCACGGCTACGACGACAAGCACGCCCCGATGTACGCGCAGATGCTCGTCGGCATGGTGGCGCTCACCGGCCAGTGGTGGCTGGACGTGCGCAGGCCCCGGCGCGAGGAGGTCGCCGCCCACGTGGTGAACCTCGCCTGGAACGGGCTGTCCGCCCTGGAGCCGCGTCCCACCCTCGACCCCCGGCGCCGTCACAAGGAACGCGAACGGCTCCGGCGGCTGCGCGAGAAGGAGGCCGCCAAGCAGGAGAAGGCGGAGGGGCGGGCCGCGGCCAAGGCCGAGAAGGCCCAGCGCAGGTCCCGCCGCGAGGACTCCGACGAGGGCCCGGAGCCGGCCTTCGGCACCCCGGCGCCCTCGTTCTGA
- a CDS encoding ribose-phosphate diphosphokinase, giving the protein MSGIKASGEKKLMLFSGRAHPDLAKEVADRLDVALTPTAAYDFANGETFVRFLESVRGSDAFVIQAHTAPINQWIMEQLIMVDALKRASAKRITVVAPFFGYARQDKKHRGREPISARLMADLFKTAGADRLITVDLHTAQIQGFFDGPVDHLFALELLAAHVESKIDTSQVTVVAPDAGRVRVAERWTDRLGCPLAIIHKRRDPEVANEVKVFEVVGEVEGRTCVIVDDMIDTGGTIVKAADALFEQGAARVVATATHGVLSGPAVDRLKNSRISEVILTNTLPLPEDKRFDKLTVLSIAPLVAQAIHEVFSDGSVTSLFGGHS; this is encoded by the coding sequence GTGAGTGGGATCAAGGCGAGCGGCGAGAAGAAACTCATGCTCTTCTCCGGCCGGGCGCACCCGGACCTGGCCAAGGAGGTCGCCGACCGCCTCGATGTCGCGCTGACGCCGACGGCGGCCTACGACTTCGCCAACGGCGAGACGTTCGTGCGGTTCCTGGAGTCGGTGCGGGGGTCGGACGCGTTCGTGATCCAGGCCCACACCGCGCCCATCAACCAGTGGATCATGGAGCAGTTGATCATGGTCGACGCGCTCAAGCGGGCCTCGGCCAAGCGGATCACGGTGGTGGCCCCGTTCTTCGGCTACGCGCGGCAGGACAAGAAGCACCGCGGCCGGGAGCCGATCTCGGCCCGGCTGATGGCGGACCTGTTCAAGACCGCCGGCGCCGACCGATTGATCACCGTGGACCTGCACACCGCGCAGATCCAGGGCTTCTTCGACGGCCCCGTGGATCATCTGTTCGCGCTGGAGCTGCTGGCCGCGCACGTGGAGAGCAAGATCGACACCTCTCAGGTGACCGTGGTGGCCCCGGACGCGGGCCGGGTGCGGGTGGCCGAGCGGTGGACCGACCGGCTGGGCTGCCCGCTGGCGATCATCCACAAGCGCCGGGACCCGGAGGTCGCCAACGAGGTCAAGGTGTTCGAGGTGGTCGGTGAGGTCGAGGGCCGCACCTGCGTGATCGTGGACGACATGATCGACACCGGCGGCACCATCGTGAAGGCCGCCGACGCGCTGTTCGAGCAGGGCGCGGCCCGGGTGGTGGCGACCGCCACGCACGGCGTGCTGTCCGGCCCGGCGGTGGACCGGTTGAAGAACTCCCGGATCAGTGAGGTGATCCTCACCAACACGCTGCCGCTGCCGGAGGACAAGCGCTTCGACAAGCTGACCGTGCTGTCGATCGCCCCGCTGGTCGCCCAGGCCATCCACGAGGTCTTCAGCGACGGCTCCGTGACCAGCCTGTTCGGCGGCCACAGCTAG
- a CDS encoding trans-aconitate 2-methyltransferase: MSRDAATAGRGSAVWDPAQYGVFGDQRGRAFGELIARIPAEAPGRVADLGCGSGELTVMLAERWPRARIEGLDGSPEMIAAAPAHPRVRFAVGDVRGWTSERPVDVIVSNAVLQWVPDHDDLLARWAALLAPGGSLAFQVPGNYDAPSHALLRDLCRSDRWRDRLGDALVWRPVRDAAGYFEVLAGLGCEVDAWETTYLHVLPGDDAVLEWVKGTALRPVLAGLGEEDSGEFLTEYGALLRDAYPQGPHGTVFPFRRIFVVARRPPP, from the coding sequence ATGTCGAGAGATGCCGCGACCGCCGGGCGCGGGTCCGCCGTCTGGGACCCCGCGCAGTACGGCGTCTTCGGTGACCAGCGCGGACGCGCCTTCGGTGAGCTGATCGCCCGGATCCCCGCCGAGGCGCCGGGGCGCGTGGCCGACCTGGGCTGCGGCTCGGGCGAGCTGACCGTAATGCTGGCGGAGCGCTGGCCCCGGGCCCGGATCGAGGGGCTCGACGGCTCCCCGGAGATGATCGCCGCCGCCCCCGCCCACCCCCGTGTGCGGTTCGCGGTGGGCGACGTGCGCGGCTGGACGTCCGAACGGCCGGTCGACGTGATCGTCTCCAACGCCGTGCTCCAGTGGGTGCCCGACCACGACGACCTCTTGGCCCGCTGGGCGGCCCTGCTCGCCCCGGGGGGAAGCCTGGCGTTCCAGGTCCCGGGCAACTACGACGCCCCGAGCCACGCGCTGCTCCGCGACCTCTGCCGATCCGACCGCTGGCGCGACCGCCTGGGCGACGCGCTGGTCTGGCGGCCCGTACGCGACGCCGCCGGCTACTTCGAGGTGCTCGCCGGGCTCGGCTGCGAGGTCGACGCCTGGGAGACCACCTACCTGCACGTTCTGCCGGGCGACGACGCGGTGCTGGAGTGGGTCAAGGGCACCGCGCTGCGGCCGGTGCTGGCCGGCCTCGGTGAGGAGGACTCGGGGGAGTTCCTCACCGAGTACGGCGCACTGCTGCGGGACGCCTATCCGCAGGGCCCGCACGGGACGGTGTTCCCGTTCCGGCGGATCTTCGTGGTGGCCCGCAGGCCGCCACCCTGA
- the glmU gene encoding bifunctional UDP-N-acetylglucosamine diphosphorylase/glucosamine-1-phosphate N-acetyltransferase GlmU, with product MSARRPAAVIVLAAGEGTRMKSRRSKVLHELCGRSMVGHVLAAAGELEPERLIVVVGHRREQVIEHLAEHAPDAEPVVQERQGGTGHAVRTVLERTGALAGTVVVTNGDHPLLRGATLAELVRTHEDEGNAATVLTTEVPDPTGYGRILRGPDGAVTAIVEHKDADDAQRAVHEINVGMYAFDGKLLAAALRQVTTDNAGGEEYLTDVPAILRAQGDRVGAHTVPDWVETQGVNDRVQLAQARRLLNERILLDHMRAGVTVVDPATTWVDVQVTVEPDVVLHPNTQLHGRTRLEEGAEVGPNATLTDTSVGAGAVVTNAVTVEAEIGPEASVGPYAYLRPGTVLAHKAKAGSYVELKNAVVGQGSKVPHLTYVGDAEIGQGSNVGAGSVFVNYDGVDKHRSVVGDHVKIGSDNMIVAPVTIGDGAYTAAGSVIVNDVPPGAMAVARGRQHNIPGWVERKRAGTPAAQAARRANDEAEQRPGPGES from the coding sequence GTGAGTGCGCGCCGCCCGGCTGCCGTCATCGTCCTCGCCGCGGGTGAGGGCACCAGGATGAAGTCCCGCAGGTCCAAGGTCCTGCACGAGCTCTGCGGCCGCAGCATGGTCGGGCACGTGCTGGCGGCCGCGGGCGAGCTCGAACCCGAACGCCTCATCGTGGTGGTCGGGCATCGGCGCGAGCAGGTGATCGAGCACCTCGCCGAGCACGCCCCGGACGCCGAGCCGGTCGTCCAGGAGCGGCAGGGCGGCACCGGGCACGCCGTCCGGACCGTCCTCGAACGGACCGGTGCCCTCGCCGGCACCGTCGTCGTCACCAACGGCGATCACCCCCTGCTGCGCGGCGCGACCCTCGCCGAGCTGGTCCGCACCCACGAGGACGAGGGCAACGCCGCGACCGTCCTCACCACCGAGGTCCCCGACCCCACCGGGTACGGGCGGATCCTGCGCGGCCCCGACGGCGCGGTGACCGCGATCGTCGAGCACAAGGACGCCGACGACGCCCAGCGGGCCGTCCACGAGATCAACGTCGGCATGTACGCCTTCGACGGCAAGCTGCTGGCCGCCGCGCTCCGGCAGGTGACCACCGACAACGCGGGCGGCGAGGAGTACCTCACCGACGTCCCCGCCATCCTGCGGGCCCAGGGCGACCGGGTCGGGGCGCACACCGTCCCCGACTGGGTGGAGACGCAGGGCGTGAACGACCGCGTCCAGCTCGCCCAGGCCCGCCGCCTCCTCAACGAGCGCATCCTCCTCGACCACATGCGCGCCGGCGTGACCGTCGTCGACCCCGCCACCACGTGGGTCGACGTGCAGGTCACCGTCGAGCCCGACGTGGTCCTGCATCCCAACACCCAGCTCCACGGCCGCACCCGTCTGGAAGAGGGCGCGGAGGTGGGCCCGAACGCCACCCTGACCGACACCTCGGTCGGCGCAGGCGCCGTCGTCACCAACGCGGTGACCGTCGAGGCCGAGATCGGTCCGGAGGCGTCGGTGGGCCCCTACGCCTACCTGCGGCCGGGCACCGTGCTGGCCCACAAGGCCAAGGCGGGCTCGTACGTGGAGTTGAAGAACGCCGTCGTGGGGCAAGGGTCGAAGGTGCCCCACCTCACATATGTCGGAGACGCCGAGATCGGGCAGGGCTCGAACGTCGGCGCGGGCAGCGTGTTCGTCAATTACGACGGGGTGGACAAGCACCGCAGCGTCGTCGGCGACCACGTGAAGATCGGTAGCGACAACATGATCGTCGCGCCGGTGACCATAGGCGACGGCGCCTACACGGCGGCCGGCTCCGTGATCGTCAACGACGTCCCCCCCGGGGCGATGGCGGTCGCGCGGGGCAGGCAGCACAACATTCCGGGATGGGTCGAGCGCAAGCGGGCCGGAACGCCCGCCGCGCAGGCCGCACGCCGGGCCAACGACGAGGCCGAACAACGGCCGGGCCCGGGCGAGTCATGA
- a CDS encoding ABC-F family ATP-binding cassette domain-containing protein, whose product MNLINLETVTKAYGPRPLLDAVSLGVDDDDRIGVVGRNGGGKSTLVALLTKRVEPDEGRVTHARGLRLGHLAQRDAFPEGATVASTVLGDRAEHEWASDTRVRDILSGLLADLSLDAPLAGMSGGERRRVALARLLVPESDLIVLDEPTNHLDIEAIDWLARHLRARKGALVVVTHDRWFLDEVTQRTWEVVDGKVERYEGGYSAYVLAKAERARIAAATEDKRQNLLRKELAWLRRGPQARTSKPKFRVDAAQALIADEPPARDTVELTSFATARLGKTVFDLEDVSVDLGGRELLRHVTWRLGPGDRIGLVGVNGSGKSTLLRLLDGDQGPSAGRIVRGKTVKLAHLSQNLEELDPTRRVLEAVEEIRRRITVGKREWTAGQLLERLGFRGDAQWTPVGELSGGERRRLQLLRLLMDEPNVLLLDEPTNDLDIETLTEMEDLLDGWPGTLVVVSHDRYFLERVTDHVVALLGDGSVRMLPGGVDDYLSRRAGVRSEDAARRAEAAAPAKPKAAGGQNWKARKELDRLERRLDKLAGQEKELHEQLAAHATDYAKLQELDARLKDVQAEAADVEEQWLMLAEDAS is encoded by the coding sequence GTGAATCTGATCAATCTCGAGACCGTCACCAAGGCGTACGGGCCCAGGCCGCTGCTGGACGCCGTGTCCCTCGGCGTGGACGACGACGACCGCATCGGCGTCGTCGGCCGCAACGGAGGCGGCAAGAGCACCCTGGTGGCCCTGCTGACCAAGCGCGTGGAGCCCGACGAGGGCCGGGTCACCCACGCCCGCGGGCTCCGGCTCGGCCACCTGGCCCAGCGGGACGCGTTCCCCGAGGGCGCCACCGTCGCCTCGACGGTCCTGGGCGACCGCGCCGAGCACGAATGGGCGAGCGACACGAGGGTCCGCGACATCCTGTCCGGGCTGCTGGCCGACCTGTCGCTGGACGCCCCGCTGGCCGGGATGTCCGGCGGCGAGCGGCGACGGGTCGCGCTGGCCCGGCTGCTGGTCCCCGAGTCCGACCTGATCGTTCTGGACGAGCCGACCAACCACCTCGACATCGAGGCGATCGACTGGCTGGCCCGCCACCTGAGGGCGCGCAAGGGCGCGCTCGTCGTCGTCACCCACGACCGCTGGTTCCTCGACGAGGTCACCCAGCGCACCTGGGAGGTCGTGGACGGGAAGGTCGAGCGGTACGAGGGCGGCTACTCCGCCTACGTGCTCGCCAAGGCCGAACGCGCCCGGATCGCCGCCGCCACCGAGGACAAGCGGCAGAACCTCCTGCGCAAGGAGCTGGCATGGCTGCGCCGGGGCCCCCAGGCGCGGACGTCCAAGCCCAAGTTCCGGGTGGACGCGGCGCAGGCCCTGATCGCCGACGAGCCGCCCGCCCGCGACACCGTGGAGCTGACGAGCTTCGCCACCGCCCGCCTCGGCAAGACCGTGTTCGACCTGGAGGACGTGTCCGTCGACCTCGGCGGCCGGGAGCTGCTCCGACACGTCACCTGGCGGCTCGGCCCCGGCGACCGCATCGGGCTCGTCGGGGTGAACGGCAGCGGCAAGAGCACTCTGCTGCGCCTGCTCGACGGCGACCAGGGCCCGTCCGCCGGGCGGATCGTCCGCGGCAAGACCGTCAAACTCGCCCACCTCTCCCAGAACCTGGAGGAGCTGGACCCGACCCGCCGGGTGCTGGAGGCCGTCGAGGAGATCCGCCGCCGCATCACCGTCGGCAAGCGCGAGTGGACCGCCGGCCAGCTCCTGGAGCGCCTCGGCTTCCGCGGCGACGCCCAGTGGACCCCGGTCGGCGAGCTGTCCGGCGGCGAGCGGCGACGGCTCCAGTTGCTGCGCCTGCTGATGGACGAGCCGAACGTCCTGCTGCTGGACGAGCCCACCAACGACCTCGACATCGAGACCCTCACCGAGATGGAGGACCTGCTCGACGGCTGGCCCGGCACCCTGGTGGTGGTCAGCCACGACCGGTACTTCCTGGAGCGGGTCACCGACCACGTCGTCGCCCTGCTCGGCGACGGCTCCGTGCGGATGCTGCCCGGCGGCGTCGACGACTACCTCTCCCGCCGCGCCGGCGTCCGTTCCGAGGACGCCGCCCGTCGCGCCGAGGCCGCCGCCCCCGCCAAGCCCAAGGCCGCCGGCGGCCAGAACTGGAAGGCCCGCAAGGAGCTGGACCGCCTGGAACGCCGCCTCGACAAGCTGGCCGGCCAGGAGAAGGAGCTGCACGAGCAGCTCGCCGCCCACGCCACCGACTACGCCAAGCTCCAGGAGCTGGACGCGCGCCTCAAGGACGTCCAGGCCGAGGCCGCCGACGTCGAGGAGCAATGGCTGATGCTGGCCGAGGACGCGAGCTAG